In Vibrio atlanticus, the following proteins share a genomic window:
- the mpl gene encoding UDP-N-acetylmuramate:L-alanyl-gamma-D-glutamyl-meso-diaminopimelate ligase gives MHIHILGICGTFMGGAAVLVRQLGHKVTGSDANVYPPMSTLLESQGIEIIEGFNPSQLEPRPDLVVIGNAMSRGNPCVEYVLDNNLRYTSGPQWLQEFLLHDRWVLAVSGTHGKTTTSSMLAWILEDCGYAPGFLVGGVLGNFGISARLGESMFFVVEADEYDSAFFDKRSKFVHYHPRTLVMNNLEFDHADIFDDLEAIKRQFHHLVRTVPSNGRIFSPKQDTAIQDVLSRGCWSETESSGELGDWDAKKLVKDGSKFEVYFQGECVGTVDWDLVGDHNVNNALMAIAAARHVGVTPDLACESLAKFINTKRRLEFKGEVAGVSVYDDFAHHPTAIELTLGGLRNKVDTKKIIAVLEPRSATMKRGVHKETLADSLKQADSTYLFQPNNIDWSVQDVADACHQPAHVCDDMDAFVAKIVSEAQAGDQILVMSNGGFGGIHQKLLDGLALKG, from the coding sequence ATGCATATTCATATCTTAGGAATTTGTGGCACCTTCATGGGAGGTGCTGCGGTATTGGTTCGTCAATTAGGTCACAAGGTTACCGGTAGTGACGCGAATGTTTACCCACCAATGAGCACTTTGTTGGAGTCTCAAGGGATTGAAATTATTGAAGGGTTTAACCCAAGCCAGTTAGAACCAAGGCCTGACTTAGTGGTCATTGGCAATGCGATGAGTCGTGGTAACCCGTGTGTTGAGTATGTATTGGATAACAACCTTAGATACACTTCTGGGCCGCAGTGGTTGCAAGAGTTCTTGTTGCATGATCGTTGGGTATTAGCGGTATCGGGAACGCATGGCAAGACAACAACATCGAGCATGCTGGCTTGGATCCTTGAAGACTGCGGTTACGCACCGGGTTTTCTTGTCGGTGGTGTGTTGGGTAATTTTGGTATCTCAGCTCGCCTTGGTGAAAGCATGTTCTTCGTGGTTGAAGCTGACGAATACGACAGTGCTTTCTTTGATAAACGATCTAAGTTTGTTCACTACCACCCAAGAACCTTGGTAATGAATAACCTCGAGTTCGATCATGCTGACATCTTCGATGATCTTGAGGCGATTAAGCGTCAGTTCCATCATTTGGTTCGCACAGTGCCAAGTAATGGCCGTATTTTCTCACCGAAGCAAGATACCGCGATCCAAGATGTGTTATCTCGTGGCTGCTGGAGTGAAACTGAGTCGAGTGGTGAACTCGGTGATTGGGATGCCAAGAAGCTGGTTAAAGACGGCTCTAAATTTGAGGTGTACTTCCAAGGCGAATGTGTTGGAACCGTCGACTGGGATTTGGTTGGCGACCATAACGTCAATAATGCTTTGATGGCGATTGCAGCTGCACGACATGTAGGGGTGACACCTGATTTAGCGTGTGAATCGTTGGCGAAGTTCATCAACACCAAACGTCGTCTAGAGTTTAAAGGCGAAGTGGCAGGCGTTTCTGTCTATGACGATTTTGCTCATCACCCAACGGCAATTGAACTTACGCTAGGCGGTTTACGTAATAAGGTCGACACGAAAAAAATAATTGCCGTTTTAGAGCCTCGTTCTGCCACAATGAAACGTGGAGTGCACAAAGAAACGTTGGCTGATTCGTTGAAGCAAGCGGATTCTACTTACTTATTCCAACCCAATAACATTGATTGGTCGGTACAAGACGTCGCCGATGCGTGTCACCAACCCGCGCACGTGTGTGATGACATGGATGCATTCGTTGCTAAAATTGTCTCTGAGGCACAAGCGGGTGACCAAATCTTGGTAATGAGTAATGGTGGCTTTGGTGGTATTCATCAGAAACTGTTGGATGGATTGGCACTAAAAGGCTAA